A stretch of the Panicum virgatum strain AP13 chromosome 9N, P.virgatum_v5, whole genome shotgun sequence genome encodes the following:
- the LOC120689280 gene encoding myc-associated zinc finger protein-like, with amino-acid sequence MERTQGSAVLPGAVLGHTQCAADIATACALALAAHPGANSAPAHAPAAVTTFPTATPATAAFAGAAAASFACSDTAASQATPPTAKSLRAASTSCSPSDTTTSYADAGAPPAATFAGAAAASYTASDTTTSRSVLG; translated from the coding sequence ATGGAGCGTACCCAGGGTTCCGCCGTCTTACCCGGCGCTGTTCTGGGGCACACCCAGTGTGCTGCCGACATTGCCACCGCATGTGCCCTGGCGCTGGCCGCCCACCCCGGCGCCAACAGCGCCCCCGCCCATGCACCTGCTGCGGTCACCACTTTCCCTACCGCTACACCGGCCACAGCCGCATTTGCAGGGGCAGCAGCCGCCTCCTTCGCTTGCTCAGACACCGCCGCCTCCCAGGCAACACCACCCACCGCTAAATCTCTACGGGCAGCATCCACCTCCTGCTCTCCTTCAGACACCACCACCTCCTATGCAGATGCAGGTGCGCCACCCGCCGCCACATTTGCAGgggcagccgccgcctcctacACTGCCTCAGACACCACCACCTCCAGGAGTGTCCTGGGGTAG
- the LOC120687314 gene encoding formin-like protein 5, producing MGHPHHHRATQRDPVHAWLHQATPWEKGQDHGVPGGAGGPAAAAPLHAAPWGAVRRVPAFRGRHHRGAGQGRRRGDRVGRVPHRLCRRVRRAGCRRAGAGGARAPARRLRPRRAPPAVQADAPLRVRIASDVAASTKEKAGAPRKKANVIVKLEEEVELSPPPPPPPPPLWMRSPTPPPPASPPPPPSPPPPPQDVAPRP from the exons ATGGGGCACCCGCATCACCATCGAGCAACTCAACGAG ATCCTGTTCATGCATGGCTTCATCAGGCAACACCATGGGAGAAAG GGCAGGATCATGGAGTGCCTGGTGGGGCAGGTGGacctgctgccgccgcgccgctccacgCTGCACCCTGGGGCGCTGTCCGCCGCGTCCCCGCCTTCCGCGGCCGCCATCACCGCGGCGCAGGCCAGGGACGACGTCGCGGCGATCGGGTGGGTCGAGTGCCCCATCGGCTGTGTCGCCGCGTTCGGCGCGCAGGGTGCCGACGCGCCGGAGCCGGTGGAGCGCGTGCCCCGGCCCGCCGACTTCGTCCTCGCCGGGCGCCGCCCGCAGTCCAGGCGGACGCGCCGCTCCGCGTACGGATCGCCAGTGACGTCGCCGCGTCCACGAAGGAGAAGGCGGGCGCGCCCCGGAAAAAGGCGAACGTGATCGtgaagctggaggaggaggtggagctatcgccgccgccgccgccgcctccaccgccgctttggatgcggtctcccactccgcctccaccggcttcgccgcccccgccgccatctcctccgcctcctccacagGACGTGGCGCCGCGGCCTTAG
- the LOC120687193 gene encoding uncharacterized protein LOC120687193, whose translation MPRIPATERPRLTLEDYIVFFTTRSGNGLSLHHLNQIIYMHAFAKLHRVPKSALVDALGSVELMRPRRSTVPLNATALPLGAASAAAAALSAGEATRDIEDIGWRECPVGSLLSVRAGLRSPAAAAAETLLPISAIAPGSTEQISPPSLLSASSPLPPALPAAARKKRSLTRKGKAAIRTRRRRVVELLTLPSVEMAAAAGLATPPPPQALLTGPSAGEQAPASA comes from the exons ATGCCGAGGATCCCGGCTACCGAGCGGCCGCGGCTGACGCTCGAGGATTACATCGTCTTCTTCACCACCCGCAGCGGCAACGGCCTCAGCCTCCACCACCTGAACCAG ATCATCTACATGCACGCGTTCGCCAAGCTGCACCGGGTGCCGAAG TCGGCGTTGGTGGACGCGCTCGGGTCGGTGGAGCTCAtgcgcccgcgccgctccaCCGTGCCCCTCAACGCCACCGCGCTGCCACTGGGCGCCgcctcggccgcggccgccgcgctctcCGCGGGCGAGGCCACGCGCGACATCGAGGACATCGGCTGGCGCGAGTGCCCCGTCGGCTCCCTCCTCTCCGTCCGCGCCGGGCTGCGgtcgcccgccgcggcggccgccgaaaCCCTCTTGCCCATCTCCGCGATCGCCCCCGGCTCCACGGAGCAGATCTCCCCGCCGAGCCTGCTCAGCGCATCGTCGCCCTTGCCCCCCGCGCTGCCGGCAGCGGCCAGGAAGAAGCGCTCCCTGACGCGCAAGGGGAAGGCCGCGATTCggaccaggcggcggcgcgtggtggAGCTGCTCACGCTCCCGTCCGTcgagatggccgccgccgccggcctagcgacgccgccgcccccacaaGCTCTGCTCACCGGCCCGTCTGCTGGCGAGCAGGCACCGGCATCTGCTTGA
- the LOC120688638 gene encoding DEAD-box ATP-dependent RNA helicase 24-like isoform X2, with translation MSKRPKLEGFSIPRPTSYSFERSQPVPRLYRPTDDPDLDDIAFSDDAPTDAPASAAAASKSEDGEEIDPLDAFMAEIQEEIRAPPPPPKPEALRRADSDDDEDDPVESFLRAKKDAGLALAADAMRAGYDSDEEVYAAAKAVDAGMMEYDSDNPIVVDKKKIEPIPALDHSTIEYDAFTKDFYEEKPSISGMSDQEVADYMKSLAIRVSGFDVPRPIKNFEDCGFPVPLMHAIAKQAYEKPTTIQCQALPIVLSGRDIIGIAKTGSGKTAAFVLPMIVHIMDQPELEKEEGPIGVICAPTRELAHQIYLEAKKFAKPYNLRVAAVYGGVSKFDQFKELKAGCEVVIATPGRLIDLLKMKALKMFRATYLVLDEADRMFDLGFEPQIRSIVGQIRPDRQTLLFSATMPYKVERLAREILTDPIRVTVGQVGSANEDIKQVVNVLPSDAEKMPWLLEKLPGMIDDGDVLVFASKKARVDEIEKELNQRGFRIAALHGDKDQASRMETLQKFKSGTYHVLVATDVAARGLDIKSIKTVVNFDIAKEMDMHIHRIGRTGRAGDKDGTAYTLITQKEARFAGELVHSLIAAGQDVPNELMDLAMKDGRFRAKRDSRKGGKKGGKGKGGGGGAGRGRGVRGVDFGLGIGYNAESGSQVPAPRTAAVNSLKTGMMQQFKSSFVSGSSNTPSSSAPSFVRPALRGFVSGGTIGGDARPAQSAPSFVPASQPAQSALSFVPASQPAGNSNENGNQNPESLATAACPDVPQG, from the exons ATGTCGAAGCGGCCAAAGCTCGAGGGGTTCAGCATCCCGCGGCCTACCTCCTACAGTTTCGAGCGCTCGCAGCCCGTACCTCGGCTCTACCGTCCTACTGACGACCCGGACCTCGACGACATCGCCTTCTCCGACGACGCTCCCACAGACGCCCCCGCCTCCGCTGCGGCAGCCAGCAAGTCGGAGGATGGGGAGGAGATCGACCCGCTCGACGCCTTCATGGCGGAGATCCAGGAGGAGatccgcgcgccgcccccgccgcccaaGCCGGAGGCGCTTCGCCGAGCAGACTCTGACGATGACGAGGATGACCCCGTCGAGAGCTTCCTGCGGGCAAAGAAAGACGCCgggctcgcgctcgccgccgacgctaTGCGCGCCGGTTACGACTCCGACGAGGAGGTCTACGCCGCTGCCAAGGCCGTCGACGCCGGCATGATGGAGTACGACTCCGACAACCCCATAGTCGTGGACAAGAAGAAAATCGAGCCCATACCAGCACTGGACCACTCGACCATCGAGTACGATGCCTTCACCAAAGATTTCTATGAGGAGAAGCCGTCAATTTCAG GTATGAGTGACCAAGAAGTGGCAGATTATATGAAAAGTTTGGCAATTAGGGTTTCTGGTTTTGATGTGCCAAGGCCAATAAAAAACTTCGAGGATTGTGGGTTTCCTGTACCGTTAATGCATGCTATTGCCAAGCAGGCTTATGAAAAACCAACAACAATTCAGTGCCAGGCTTTACCTATCGTACTTTCAGGCAGAGATATCATTGGAATTGCAAAAACTGGTTCAGGCAAAACTGCAGCTTTTGTACTCCCAATGATTGTACATATTATGGATCAGCCTGAACTTGAGAAAGAAGAAGGACCAATAGGAGTGATTTGTGCTCCAACAAGAGAACTGGCCCATCAGATATATCTCGAAGCTAAGAAGTTTGCAAAACCTTACAACCTTCGAGTTGCCGCTGTATATGGTGGGGTTTCCAAATTTGACCAGTTTAAAGAACTGAAAGCAGGCTGTGAAGTAGTCATTGCAACCCCAGGGAGATTAATAGACTTGCTGAAGATGAAGGCATTGAAGATGTTCAGGGCAACTTATTTGGTTCTTGATGAAGCTGATCGCATGTTTGATCTTGGATTTGAGCCACAAATAAGATCCATTGTTGGTCAAATCAGACCAGACCGACAAACCTTACTTTTTTCCGCAACAATGCCATACAAAGTGGAGCGTTTGGCAAGAGAAATATTGACTGATCCTATTAGAGTTACAGTTGGTCAAGTTGGCAGTGCTAATGAAGACATTAAACAAGTTGTCAACGTACTCCCTTCTGATGCTGAGAAAATGCCTTGGCTTTTGGAGAAATTGCCTGGGATGATTGATGATGGAGACGTTCTTGTATTTGCATCTAAGAAGGCTAGAGTGGATGAGATAGAGAAAGAGTTGAATCAGAGAGGATTCAGAATTGCAGCACTTCATGGTGACAAGGATCAAGCTTCTCGTATGGAGACCCTACAGAAGTTCAAATCTGGGACCTACCATGTTCTGGTTGCAACTGATGTTGCTGCAAGAGGTCTTGACATTAAGTCAATTAAAACAGTTGTTAACTTTGATATTGCAAAGGAGATGGATATGCATATCCACCGTATTGGAAGAACTGGCCGTGCTGGGGATAAAGATGGCACTGCATACACTCTGATTACACAGAAGGAGGCACGCTTTGCTGGTGAATTGGTTCATAGTTTGATTGCTGCTGGTCAGGATGTACCCAATGAACTCATGGATCTGGCTATGAAG GATGGAAGATTTAGAGCAAAACGGGACTCCAGGAAAG GTGGGAAAAAAGGTGGCAAAGGAaaaggtgggggtgggggtgctgGGCGCGgtcgtggtgtgcgaggagttGATTTTGGCCTTGGCATAGGTTACAATGCTGAATCTGGTTCACAAGTGCCTGCTCCGAGAACCGCTGCTGTAAATTCGTTGAAGACGGGGATGATGCAGCAATTTAAGAGCAGCTTTGTATCTGGATCTTCGAATACACCAAGCAGCAGTGCACCTTCCTTTGTAAGACCAGCACTTCGCGGCTTTGTATCTGGGGGCACCATAGGAGGGGACGCGCGGCCAGCACAATCAGCCCCCTCCTTCGTCCCTGCATCCCAACCAGCACAGTCGGCCCTCTCCTTCGTTCCTGCATCCCAGCCTGCAGGAAATAGCAATGAAAATGGGAACCAAAATCCAGAAAG CCTGGCAACTGCTGCATGTCCGGATGTGCCGCAAGGATGA
- the LOC120688638 gene encoding DEAD-box ATP-dependent RNA helicase 24-like isoform X1 translates to MSKRPKLEGFSIPRPTSYSFERSQPVPRLYRPTDDPDLDDIAFSDDAPTDAPASAAAASKSEDGEEIDPLDAFMAEIQEEIRAPPPPPKPEALRRADSDDDEDDPVESFLRAKKDAGLALAADAMRAGYDSDEEVYAAAKAVDAGMMEYDSDNPIVVDKKKIEPIPALDHSTIEYDAFTKDFYEEKPSISGMSDQEVADYMKSLAIRVSGFDVPRPIKNFEDCGFPVPLMHAIAKQAYEKPTTIQCQALPIVLSGRDIIGIAKTGSGKTAAFVLPMIVHIMDQPELEKEEGPIGVICAPTRELAHQIYLEAKKFAKPYNLRVAAVYGGVSKFDQFKELKAGCEVVIATPGRLIDLLKMKALKMFRATYLVLDEADRMFDLGFEPQIRSIVGQIRPDRQTLLFSATMPYKVERLAREILTDPIRVTVGQVGSANEDIKQVVNVLPSDAEKMPWLLEKLPGMIDDGDVLVFASKKARVDEIEKELNQRGFRIAALHGDKDQASRMETLQKFKSGTYHVLVATDVAARGLDIKSIKTVVNFDIAKEMDMHIHRIGRTGRAGDKDGTAYTLITQKEARFAGELVHSLIAAGQDVPNELMDLAMKDGRFRAKRDSRKGGKKGGKGKGGGGGAGRGRGVRGVDFGLGIGYNAESGSQVPAPRTAAVNSLKTGMMQQFKSSFVSGSSNTPSSSAPSFVRPALRGFVSGGTIGGDARPAQSAPSFVPASQPAQSALSFVPASQPAGNSNENGNQNPESSWDRSRERKRPSGWDR, encoded by the exons ATGTCGAAGCGGCCAAAGCTCGAGGGGTTCAGCATCCCGCGGCCTACCTCCTACAGTTTCGAGCGCTCGCAGCCCGTACCTCGGCTCTACCGTCCTACTGACGACCCGGACCTCGACGACATCGCCTTCTCCGACGACGCTCCCACAGACGCCCCCGCCTCCGCTGCGGCAGCCAGCAAGTCGGAGGATGGGGAGGAGATCGACCCGCTCGACGCCTTCATGGCGGAGATCCAGGAGGAGatccgcgcgccgcccccgccgcccaaGCCGGAGGCGCTTCGCCGAGCAGACTCTGACGATGACGAGGATGACCCCGTCGAGAGCTTCCTGCGGGCAAAGAAAGACGCCgggctcgcgctcgccgccgacgctaTGCGCGCCGGTTACGACTCCGACGAGGAGGTCTACGCCGCTGCCAAGGCCGTCGACGCCGGCATGATGGAGTACGACTCCGACAACCCCATAGTCGTGGACAAGAAGAAAATCGAGCCCATACCAGCACTGGACCACTCGACCATCGAGTACGATGCCTTCACCAAAGATTTCTATGAGGAGAAGCCGTCAATTTCAG GTATGAGTGACCAAGAAGTGGCAGATTATATGAAAAGTTTGGCAATTAGGGTTTCTGGTTTTGATGTGCCAAGGCCAATAAAAAACTTCGAGGATTGTGGGTTTCCTGTACCGTTAATGCATGCTATTGCCAAGCAGGCTTATGAAAAACCAACAACAATTCAGTGCCAGGCTTTACCTATCGTACTTTCAGGCAGAGATATCATTGGAATTGCAAAAACTGGTTCAGGCAAAACTGCAGCTTTTGTACTCCCAATGATTGTACATATTATGGATCAGCCTGAACTTGAGAAAGAAGAAGGACCAATAGGAGTGATTTGTGCTCCAACAAGAGAACTGGCCCATCAGATATATCTCGAAGCTAAGAAGTTTGCAAAACCTTACAACCTTCGAGTTGCCGCTGTATATGGTGGGGTTTCCAAATTTGACCAGTTTAAAGAACTGAAAGCAGGCTGTGAAGTAGTCATTGCAACCCCAGGGAGATTAATAGACTTGCTGAAGATGAAGGCATTGAAGATGTTCAGGGCAACTTATTTGGTTCTTGATGAAGCTGATCGCATGTTTGATCTTGGATTTGAGCCACAAATAAGATCCATTGTTGGTCAAATCAGACCAGACCGACAAACCTTACTTTTTTCCGCAACAATGCCATACAAAGTGGAGCGTTTGGCAAGAGAAATATTGACTGATCCTATTAGAGTTACAGTTGGTCAAGTTGGCAGTGCTAATGAAGACATTAAACAAGTTGTCAACGTACTCCCTTCTGATGCTGAGAAAATGCCTTGGCTTTTGGAGAAATTGCCTGGGATGATTGATGATGGAGACGTTCTTGTATTTGCATCTAAGAAGGCTAGAGTGGATGAGATAGAGAAAGAGTTGAATCAGAGAGGATTCAGAATTGCAGCACTTCATGGTGACAAGGATCAAGCTTCTCGTATGGAGACCCTACAGAAGTTCAAATCTGGGACCTACCATGTTCTGGTTGCAACTGATGTTGCTGCAAGAGGTCTTGACATTAAGTCAATTAAAACAGTTGTTAACTTTGATATTGCAAAGGAGATGGATATGCATATCCACCGTATTGGAAGAACTGGCCGTGCTGGGGATAAAGATGGCACTGCATACACTCTGATTACACAGAAGGAGGCACGCTTTGCTGGTGAATTGGTTCATAGTTTGATTGCTGCTGGTCAGGATGTACCCAATGAACTCATGGATCTGGCTATGAAG GATGGAAGATTTAGAGCAAAACGGGACTCCAGGAAAG GTGGGAAAAAAGGTGGCAAAGGAaaaggtgggggtgggggtgctgGGCGCGgtcgtggtgtgcgaggagttGATTTTGGCCTTGGCATAGGTTACAATGCTGAATCTGGTTCACAAGTGCCTGCTCCGAGAACCGCTGCTGTAAATTCGTTGAAGACGGGGATGATGCAGCAATTTAAGAGCAGCTTTGTATCTGGATCTTCGAATACACCAAGCAGCAGTGCACCTTCCTTTGTAAGACCAGCACTTCGCGGCTTTGTATCTGGGGGCACCATAGGAGGGGACGCGCGGCCAGCACAATCAGCCCCCTCCTTCGTCCCTGCATCCCAACCAGCACAGTCGGCCCTCTCCTTCGTTCCTGCATCCCAGCCTGCAGGAAATAGCAATGAAAATGGGAACCAAAATCCAGAAAG TTCATGGGATCGGTCCAGGGAGAGAAAACGACCATCGGGTTGGGATCGCTAG